The Fragaria vesca subsp. vesca linkage group LG2, FraVesHawaii_1.0, whole genome shotgun sequence genome includes a window with the following:
- the LOC101292472 gene encoding delta(7)-sterol-C5(6)-desaturase-like → MESSSPSSSYLNLFLEETSFYNRIVLGSLLPKWVWAPLPHFFQSWLRNYLGGTLIYLVSGFLWCFYIYYLKRNVYLPKDAIPSNKAMFLQIYVAMKAMPWYCALPSVSEYMVENGWARCFSRISDVGWVAYLIYLAIYMIVVEFGIYWMHRELHDIKPLYKWLHNIHHIYNKQNTLSPFAGLAFHPLDGILQAVPHVIALFLVPMHFTTHIALLFLEAIWTANIHDCIHAKIWPVMGAGYHTIHHTTYRHNYGHYTIWMDWMFGTLRDPINEESKVL, encoded by the exons ATGGAGTCGTCATCGCCGTCGTCATCGTACCTGAACCTGTTCCTGGAGGAGACGAGCTTCTACAACCGCATTGTGCTCGGGAGCCTGCTGCCCAAGTGGGTGTGGGCCCCGCTGCCACACTTCTTCCAGTCGTGGCTGCGTAACTACCTCGGCGGCACCTTAATCTACCTCGTCTCCGGCTTCCTCTGGTGCTTCTACATTTACTACCTCAAACGCAACGTTTATCTCCCCAAAG ATGCCATTCCCTCTAATAAAGCCATGTTTTTGCAAATATATGTTGCCATGAAGGCCATGCCGTGGTACTGTGCTCTTCCGTCTGTCTCTGAGTACATGGTTGAGAATGGCTGGGCCAGGTGCTTCTCAAGAATAAGTGATGTAGGTTGGGTTGCATACCTCATCTATTTAGCAATTTATATGATTGTCGTCGAGTTTGGAATCTATTGGATGCACAGGGAGTTGCATGACATAAAGCCTCTGTATAAATGGCTACATAATATACATCACATCTACAACAAGCAAAATACCCTCTCTCCATTTGCTG GTTTGGCTTTCCACCCACTTGATGGGATACTGCAGGCAGTTCCGCATGTTATAGCTCTATTTCTTGTGCCAATGCATTTTACTACTCACATAGCGCTCCTATTTCTTGAAGCCATATGGACTGCAAACATTCATGATTGCATACATGCCAAAATATGGCCTGTGATGGGTGCTGGATACCACACCATTCATCATACTACGTATCGCCACAATTATGGACATTATACTATATGGATGGACTGGATGTTTGGAACTCTTCGTGACCCTATCAACGAGGAGTCTAAGGTCTTATGA
- the LOC101292378 gene encoding mitogen-activated protein kinase kinase kinase 1-like — MHQVETILKAMNPAAKIRKTKLGAVDISPKTWTKGRLLGRGSFGSVYQAYSSDGFVFAAKEVSLLDQESPGRSRVYQLQQEIEFLSWLEHKNIIQYYGSFEYGSNLYMCMEHAPNGSIRRLYQGSNLSYPRVSKYTKEILLGLNYLHGHNVVHRDIKCANILVDAYGSAKLADFGLAKITTKMNELQSLQGTAFWMAPEVVNANMINQGYGLPADIWSLGCTVLETFTGRVPYHNLEWCQALFKIGKGEPPKVPDSLPKDAQDFIHKCLQVNPNDRLTAAQLLDHPFVNMPLINPTSPRLPTIFDDVQHYKGIYRCAFNPESCTKLK; from the exons ATGCACCAAGTCGAGACGATACTGAAAGCAATGAACCCAGCAGCAAAAATAAGAAAGACCAAATTGGGTGCAGTGGACATTTCTCCAAAAACCTGGACAAAGGGTCGGCTTCTTGGTCGTGGCTCTTTCGGTTCTGTCTATCAAGCATATTCTTC AGATGGATTCGTTTTCGCTGCCAAGGAAGTATCATTGCTTGATCAAGAAAGTCCGGGGAGGAGCCGTGTTTATCAACTTCAACAG GAGATTGAGTTTCTTAGTTGGCTGGAACACAAGAACATAATTCAATACTATGGCTCATTTGAG TATGGATCAAATCTTTATATGTGTATGGAGCATGCACCTAATGGATCCATTCGACGACTCTATCAGGGATCGAATCTTTCATATCCTCGTGTCTCTAAATACACAAAAGAGATTCTTCTCGGTCTAAATTATCTTCATGGGCATAATGTGGTTCACAG GGACATCAAATGTGCAAATATTTTAGTGGATGCATATGGATCTGCAAAGCTTGCAGATTTTGGATTGGCAAAG ATAACCACCAAAATGAATGAACTTCAGTCTTTGCAGGGGACTGCATTCTGGATGGCCCCTGAG GTTGTTAATGCAAATATGATAAACCAAGGTTATGGGCTTCCAGCTGATATATGGAGCCTTGGATGCACTGTGTTGGAGACATTCACCGGCCGCGTTCCATATCATAACCTCGAATGG TGTCAGGCATTATTCAAGATTGGTAAGGGGGAGCCCCCAAAGGTTCCTGATTCTCTTCCAAAGGATGCACAAGATTTCATCCACAAATGCCTACAAGTTAACCCAAATGATCGTCTCACCGCTGCGCAGCTCTTAGATCATCCATTTGTGAACATGCCACTAATTAATCCGACTTCTCCAAGGCTGCCAACGATATTTGATGATGTGCAACATTACAAGGGCATATACCGGTGTGCCTTCAACCCCGAGTCATGCACCAAATTAAAATAG